A genomic stretch from Falco cherrug isolate bFalChe1 chromosome 3, bFalChe1.pri, whole genome shotgun sequence includes:
- the TBC1D31 gene encoding TBC1 domain family member 31 isoform X6, with protein sequence MERSDLGGRQQGPIWHRKPCPAARRGVIVNIIHSVKGYHSKTIRFLNVAFDSSGDSLLVGDYQGNIYVFDLSGNRFNLVQRTMQPCTALAFNLRRKTEFLVALADYSIKCFDTETKELVSWMRGHDSSVSSISVHGSGRYAITTSTDTAQLWDLDTFQRRRKLNVRQSVGIQKVFFLPLSNTILSCFKDNSVFAWEFDTFHCKYQLPTPVEGSVLLYKVFAVTRDGRIFVAGGKSNHLHLWCLESKQLIRIIQMPAKVQAVRHLEFLPDSFDGGSNQVLGVLSQDNIMRFINIETCKLLFDIGSHEEGISTAAISPNGRYIASVMEDGSLNLYSVQSLTPEGNKPPPPVFKVVEDWSKCTSEPNKLTRVASGMSEWPWKSKRSKIQTRLLKLQVNTSLQNKENELPGRLNKKRLQSLLKGFGEYPAKYRMFVWRSLLQLPENHLAFSSLIDKGTHSAFVNIQNEYPIKSRKLLRVLQRTLSALAHWSAIFAETPYIPLLAFPFVKLFQNNQLICFEVVATVVVNFCQHWFEYFPNPPVNVLSMMENVLAHHDKQLLQHLIKHNVTSQVYAWPLLETLFSEVLTREEWLKVFDNIFSNHPSYFLMVVVAYIVCSRAPLLHCNQMADFEYFFHHRNNLDINAVIKEAYHLMEATPLDIHPQRMLDDFIPLTKGQYPVFNKYPKFILDYQTQERERIRQDEIEYLRERQLAHELEAKTQEQKAEDEAWYQKQALLREAEEQRRKMLLEEEEKLAEQRQRLAAVKKELKVKELQFLDASRRRFLKYQQDQHQMELQRLDDEIARKASMRDQEAAATIQDIEVRWMELESQRQLFEQHLIKDQEAVTKEMKEEVDAHRRKVDLEDHLLQRLMEIDKEEKQKAQIVAEENAAKAEQKRIDTDWRLQALHKLRREDQDREKRYEEIAKLLHDNRVKEAELLKAMREAEEQKTHLISVA encoded by the exons ATGGAGCGGTCTGACCTGGGCGGCCGGCAGCAGGGGCCCATCTGGCACCGCAAGCCCTGtccggcggcgcggcgggg AGTTATAGTAAACATAATTCATAGTGTCAAAGGATACCATTCAAAGACAATACGTTTTCTGAATGTGGCTTTTGACAGTTCTGGAGATTCTCTACTTGTTGGAGACTACCAAGGGAATATATATGTTTTTGACTTGAGTGGAAACAG GTTTAACCTTGTTCAGCGAACAATGCAGCCTTGCACTGCTTTGGCATTTAATCTTCGCAGAAAGACAGAATTCCTGGTGGCTTTGGCAGATTATTCCATTAAGTGCTTTGATACAG AAACCAAGGAGCTAGTTAGTTGGATGAGGGGACATGATTCTTCAGTGTCTTCCATCTCTGTCCATGGCTCGGGCAGGTATGCCATCACTACATCCACTGATACAGCACAACTATGGGACTTGGACACCTttcaaagaagaagaaagctgaaTGTTCGTCAGTCTGTGGGTATACAGAAG gttttttttcttccattgagTAACACCATCCTCAGCTGTTTCAAAGACAATTCTGTTTTTGCATGGGAATTTGATACTTTTCACTGTAAATACCAGTTGCCAACTCCTGTAGAAGGTTCTGTGTTACTTTATAAGGTCTTTGCCGTTACCAG AGATGGCCGGATTTTTGTAGCTGGTGGAAAATCAAATCATCTTCATTTATGGTGTTTAGAATCAAAGCAGTTGATAAGAATAATCCAGATGCCTGCAAAAGTACAAGCTGTCCGTCATCTGGAATTCCTCCCTGACAGTTTTGATGGGGGCTCCAATCAG GTCCTTGGAGTGTTAAGTCAAGATAATATTATGAGATTTATCAATATAGAAACATGCAAACTTCTTTTTGACATTGGGAGCCACGAAGAGGGAATTAGTACAGCAGCGATTAGCCCAAATGGACGGTATATTGCATCAGTAATGGAAGATGGTAGCCTTAATTTGTACAGTGTCCAGTCTTTGACTCCAGAAGGAAATAAG CCTCCACCACCTGTGTTCAAAGTAGTAGAAGATTGGTCCAAGTGCACATCAGAGCCAAATAAATTGACAAGAGTGGCTTCAGGAATGTCAGAGTGGCCTTGGAAAtccaaaagaagcaaaattcaGACCAGACTGCTAAAACTGCAAGTGAACACatcactgcaaaataaagag AATGAATTGCCAGGCAGATTAAACAAGAAACGTCTGCAGTCCTTACTGAAAGGATTTGGAGAATATCCAGCAAAGTACAG GATGTTTGTTTGGCGTTCCTTATTACAACTTCCTGAAAACCACTTAGCATTCAGTAGCCTAATAGATAAGGGCACCCACAGTGCATTTGTGAATATTCAGAATGAGTATCCCATCAAAAGTAGGAAACTGCTGAGAGTTTTGCAGag AACCTTATCAGCTCTAGCTCATTGGTCTGCTATCTTTGCTGAGACACCTTATATCCCTTTGCTAGCATTCCCATTCGTAAAATTATTCCAGAACAACCAGCTGATCTGCTTTGAAGTTGTTGCTACAGTAGTAG tTAATTTTTGTCAGCACTGGTTTGAGTATTTCCCCAATCCTCCAGTTAATGTCCTTAGTATGATGGAAAACGTTCTGGCACATCATGACAAACAACTGCTTcagcatttaataaaacataatgTGACTTCACAG GTTTATGCTTGGCCTCTTCTAGAAACACTGTTTTCTGAGGTTCTAACAAGAGAAGAATGGCTGAAAGTCTTTGACAATATCTTCTCCAACCATCCTTCATACTTTTTAATGGTTGTTGTTGCCTATATTGTATGTTCCAGAGCTCCCTTGCTTCACTGTAACCAAATGGCAGATTTTGAG tatttctttcatCATCGTAACAATCTGGACATTAATGCTGTGATTAAGGAAGCTTATCATCTTATGGAGGCTACGCCATTAGATATCCATCCACAGCGTATGCTTGATGACTTCATACCACTTACAAAAGGACAGTACcctgtatttaataaatatcCCAAGTTCATTTTGGATTATCAAACTCAGGAACGGGAGAGGATCCGACAGGATGAAATTGAATACTTACGAGAGAG ACAATTAGCGCATGAATTAGAAGCTaaaacacaggaacagaaagcagaagatgaaGCCTGGTATCAAAAGCAGGCATTACTTCGAGAAGCTGAAGAACAGAGGCGAAAAATGCTACTGGAAGAAGAAGAGAAGCTGGCAGAACAGAGGCAAAG ACTGGCTGCTGTGAAAAAAGAGCTGAAAGTAAAGGAACTGCAGTTTCTAGATGCTTCGAGAAGGCGTTTTCTGAAATACCAGCAAGATCAGCATCAAATGGAACTGCAACGTCTTGATGACGAAATTGCGAGAAAG gCATCCATGAGGGACCAGGAAGCAGCTGCTACTATTCAAGATATAGAAGTACGATGGATGGAACTTGAATCACAAAGACAGCTTTTTGAACAG CATCTAATCAAAGATCAAGAGGCAGttacaaaggaaatgaaagaagagGTGGATGCCCATCGAAGAAAGGTGGATCTGGAAGATCATCTTCTTCAGAGGTTGATGGAAAtagataaagaagaaaaacagaaagctcaGATA